Sequence from the Actinomycetota bacterium genome:
GAGCTGACCCGGGTCGACGGCATCCTGGCCACCGCCGAGGGCGTGACCGCCTCGGTGGGCGGCATGGTCAACACCGTCTCGGCCACCATCTCCAGCCCCCTGGTCAAGCTGAGCGCGTTCGCCTACGGGCTGCGCAAGGCGGCCGGCGTGGCCTCCTCCGACGACCAGCCGGCGGGGCGCGGCCGCCGAGGCCGGAGGCGG
This genomic interval carries:
- a CDS encoding DUF948 domain-containing protein, with protein sequence MSLLAIAWTIVAFLVGAAVVVLCVVMANLFRVLTSTKDLIDGVTSQTVPLLGQVNTTVAMVNQELTRVDGILATAEGVTASVGGMVNTVSATISSPLVKLSAFAYGLRKAAGVASSDDQPAGRGRRGRRRR